Proteins encoded by one window of candidate division KSB1 bacterium:
- a CDS encoding DEAD/DEAH box helicase — protein MNLTEFPSKKLKTVLSELRSDNQFTANVTEWKILDAKPAQFSGFPDDIDGKLISTLRQVGIDQLYTHQEQAYRSIRAGKNVVVVTPTASGKTLCYNLPVLQTILEEKESRALYMFPTKALSQDQVVELQKIVTDLGSDIKTYTFDGDTPADARRAIRTSGHIVVTNPDMLHQGILPHHTRWIKLFENLKFVVIDEIHHYRGVFGSNLSNVIRRLKRICKFYHSNPTFICCSATILNPKELAEKIIEEPFQLIDTNGAPQGEKHFIFYNPPVVNQELGIRRSVVKEAARIARRFLQHNIQSILFARSRLRVEILTKYLKEMMPRSRKPTDKIKGYRGGYLPLERREIEKGLRNGSILGVVSTNALELGIDIGQLDACIMVGYPGTVASTWQQAGRAGRRADVSAAILVASSAPIDQYIINHPEYFFGKPPESGIVNPNNLMILMNHVKCAAFELPFEESEKFGIDATIEMLEYLEEKHVLHRQNGRFYWTSEIYPAQEVSLRSASSENFVIVDTTNPDPKVIGEIDLYTAPLLLHDEAIYIHQSQQYHVDKLDWDRKKAYVHEVNVDYYTDAQEKTDLKVLDIFEKEPTPGGYKLFGEVTVNTTPTMFKKIKFNTHENVGFGKIHLPELEMHTASYMWQIDDEIEAEINLNSFNFGDGMKGLSNVMKSVAPLFIMCDPKDIHSVAMLKSPFHQQATLFIYDGYPGGIGLSEKLFEIHDRLLLSAKELIQSCSCENGCPSCVGPVLEVGDLGKKSTMAILELGVGIYHRGTEVQR, from the coding sequence ATGAACTTAACTGAATTTCCTTCGAAAAAACTAAAAACGGTTCTCAGTGAACTTCGCAGCGATAACCAGTTCACTGCCAACGTTACAGAATGGAAAATACTGGATGCCAAACCAGCCCAATTTTCCGGCTTTCCGGATGATATTGACGGGAAATTGATATCCACATTAAGACAAGTAGGCATCGATCAACTTTATACACACCAGGAGCAAGCCTACCGCTCCATTCGAGCAGGCAAAAATGTTGTCGTTGTAACACCGACAGCATCAGGGAAAACACTGTGTTATAATTTGCCGGTTCTTCAGACTATTTTAGAAGAAAAAGAATCACGGGCGCTTTATATGTTTCCCACAAAGGCGTTGTCGCAAGATCAAGTGGTTGAGCTGCAAAAAATCGTTACGGATTTGGGCAGTGATATAAAGACCTACACTTTCGATGGGGATACACCCGCCGATGCCAGGAGAGCGATCCGCACTAGCGGCCACATCGTCGTTACCAATCCGGATATGCTGCATCAGGGCATCCTGCCGCATCACACACGCTGGATAAAATTATTCGAGAATTTGAAATTTGTGGTCATTGACGAGATTCATCATTACCGGGGAGTTTTCGGAAGCAACCTGTCCAATGTGATTCGGCGGCTGAAACGGATCTGTAAATTTTATCATTCGAACCCTACTTTTATTTGTTGCTCGGCAACTATCTTAAACCCCAAAGAGCTTGCAGAAAAAATTATCGAGGAGCCGTTTCAATTAATTGATACAAACGGCGCTCCCCAGGGTGAAAAGCATTTCATTTTTTACAATCCGCCGGTTGTGAACCAGGAATTAGGGATCAGACGATCTGTAGTCAAGGAGGCCGCCAGGATCGCTCGACGATTTCTGCAACATAATATTCAATCGATTCTGTTTGCAAGAAGCCGGCTTCGTGTTGAGATTCTTACAAAATACCTAAAAGAGATGATGCCCCGTTCCCGCAAGCCCACAGACAAGATTAAAGGTTACCGCGGCGGCTATTTACCCCTGGAGAGAAGGGAGATCGAGAAGGGCCTGAGAAACGGCTCTATTTTAGGAGTTGTAAGCACAAATGCATTGGAGCTTGGCATCGACATCGGTCAATTGGATGCCTGTATCATGGTTGGTTATCCGGGAACTGTGGCCAGTACCTGGCAGCAGGCCGGAAGGGCAGGGCGAAGAGCGGATGTTTCCGCAGCAATTTTGGTCGCCTCAAGCGCTCCTATCGATCAGTACATCATCAATCATCCTGAATATTTTTTTGGCAAACCGCCTGAGAGTGGAATTGTCAATCCCAATAACTTGATGATATTGATGAATCACGTCAAATGCGCAGCATTTGAATTACCCTTTGAAGAATCGGAAAAATTTGGCATCGATGCAACCATTGAGATGCTGGAATATCTCGAAGAAAAGCATGTGCTCCACCGTCAGAATGGCCGGTTTTATTGGACCAGCGAAATCTACCCGGCTCAGGAAGTGAGCCTGCGCAGCGCTTCGTCGGAAAATTTTGTCATTGTGGACACCACCAATCCGGATCCTAAAGTAATCGGTGAAATCGATCTCTACACTGCACCGCTACTTCTTCATGACGAAGCTATCTATATCCACCAAAGCCAGCAGTATCATGTGGACAAACTGGATTGGGATCGCAAAAAGGCTTACGTGCATGAGGTGAATGTCGATTACTACACAGACGCCCAGGAAAAAACCGATTTAAAGGTATTGGATATTTTCGAAAAAGAACCAACGCCGGGTGGTTATAAATTGTTTGGCGAGGTGACGGTTAATACCACGCCAACCATGTTCAAGAAAATCAAATTTAACACCCACGAAAATGTTGGGTTTGGCAAGATACATCTACCTGAATTGGAAATGCATACCGCATCTTACATGTGGCAAATCGATGATGAAATTGAGGCTGAGATAAACCTGAATAGTTTTAACTTTGGCGACGGCATGAAAGGGTTAAGCAATGTTATGAAATCTGTAGCTCCACTGTTTATTATGTGCGATCCCAAAGATATACACTCGGTAGCAATGCTGAAATCTCCTTTTCACCAACAGGCTACGCTTTTTATATATGATGGCTATCCCGGCGGTATCGGTTTAAGTGAAAAGTTGTTTGAAATTCATGACCGGTTGCTGCTTTCAGCCAAAGAGCTGATTCAAAGTTGTTCATGTGAGAATGGTTGTCCCTCATGTGTCGGACCTGTCCTTGAAGTCGGTGATCTTGGCAAGAAAAGTACGATGGCAATTTTGGAATTGGGTGTTGGGATTTACCACAGAGGCACAGAGGTACAGAGATAA
- a CDS encoding FkbM family methyltransferase — protein sequence MIKSTLKALLIKFLNKRNLTIVPFNKFEGKLEKVKYDWLLNQNINTVLDVGASHGQFATKARTLFPEAMIYSFEPIPSSYKILNKKFKADKNFKAFNIALGNTTGKTEFYQNNHVGSSSFLEISTLHIDAHPYTKNYSKINITVDKLDNIIKAEELILNIILKIDVQGYEKKVLEGAEELLKNVQIIYTEVSFNELYNGQPLINEIVDFLKERGFKIIGIENVSQSIKDGTFLQADVFFMNNS from the coding sequence ATGATTAAATCAACGTTAAAAGCACTTCTTATAAAATTTCTTAATAAAAGAAATCTTACCATAGTACCATTTAATAAATTCGAAGGAAAATTGGAAAAGGTAAAATATGACTGGTTATTGAATCAAAACATTAATACGGTTCTTGATGTTGGAGCTTCACACGGACAATTTGCAACTAAAGCTAGAACATTGTTTCCAGAAGCAATGATATATTCATTTGAGCCTATTCCGAGCTCCTATAAAATATTAAACAAAAAATTTAAAGCAGATAAAAACTTTAAGGCTTTTAACATTGCCTTAGGTAATACTACAGGAAAAACAGAGTTCTATCAAAACAATCATGTGGGTTCATCTTCATTTTTAGAAATATCAACTTTACATATAGATGCCCACCCATATACTAAAAACTATTCTAAAATTAACATAACTGTTGATAAACTTGATAATATAATTAAAGCTGAAGAATTAATACTTAACATCATTTTGAAAATAGATGTACAGGGATACGAAAAAAAAGTTTTAGAGGGGGCAGAGGAGTTATTAAAAAATGTACAAATCATATATACCGAAGTAAGTTTCAATGAGTTATATAACGGGCAACCATTAATTAATGAAATCGTTGATTTTTTAAAAGAAAGAGGGTTTAAAATAATAGGGATAGAAAACGTATCTCAGAGTATAAAGGATGGCACTTTTTTACAGGCTGATGTTTTCTTTATGAATAATTCTTAG
- a CDS encoding sulfotransferase, with amino-acid sequence MKYLKFKFESYLIRGAEQAERLANKLRGAADRLSTENQVFIADCERTNWENVRTCFVLSTGRCGTFLLNKILQTSPNAYPEHKPKPELYRTSKLAYEQIDKNPDLFKEVIKSAREEYLLKAARQKRVFIETNNQITFFAPIIKDVFPNTTFIHLVRHPGDFVRSGIRRNWYTGKHDHDIGRIVPISDEIKERWQEFSSIEKIGWLWNETNQFIEDFRETLAGDYLLFVKAEELFTDPQVTEKIFKFLYLDGFQRKKLQKLIQTPVNRQRKGRFSEYKNWTQNNKQQLKNIATLAEKYGYEL; translated from the coding sequence ATGAAATATTTAAAATTTAAGTTTGAAAGCTACTTGATCAGAGGCGCTGAACAAGCGGAGAGATTGGCAAATAAATTAAGAGGAGCAGCAGATAGATTATCAACGGAGAACCAGGTTTTTATCGCTGACTGCGAGAGAACAAATTGGGAAAATGTAAGAACTTGCTTTGTGTTATCTACTGGCCGGTGTGGAACTTTCTTGCTGAATAAGATACTTCAAACATCCCCAAACGCTTACCCGGAGCATAAACCAAAACCTGAGTTGTATCGAACCTCCAAACTTGCTTATGAACAGATTGATAAAAATCCCGACCTATTTAAAGAAGTTATTAAAAGTGCAAGGGAGGAGTACTTACTTAAAGCAGCGAGGCAAAAAAGAGTTTTTATCGAAACAAACAATCAAATTACTTTTTTTGCTCCAATTATTAAGGACGTTTTTCCCAATACAACTTTCATCCATTTAGTCAGGCATCCAGGTGATTTTGTGCGGAGTGGAATTAGAAGAAATTGGTACACGGGAAAACACGATCACGATATCGGCCGTATCGTTCCGATTTCAGACGAGATAAAAGAACGCTGGCAAGAATTCTCTTCAATTGAAAAGATCGGCTGGCTGTGGAACGAAACCAATCAATTTATTGAGGATTTTAGAGAAACATTGGCAGGAGATTATTTGCTATTTGTAAAAGCGGAAGAACTTTTTACTGATCCCCAGGTTACAGAGAAAATATTTAAGTTCTTATATCTGGATGGATTTCAACGAAAAAAACTTCAAAAACTTATCCAAACACCAGTGAATAGGCAACGGAAAGGTCGCTTTTCTGAATATAAGAATTGGACACAAAATAATAAACAACAGCTTAAGAATATCGCAACTTTAGCTGAAAAATATGGATATGAGTTATAA
- a CDS encoding Fic family protein codes for MNLTDKKFFDAFNREVGFEIQEWFENYDFSEANGDLGTKNAVSAVFSSNIEGNTVDLNTFMNQRLAREKFTKSKEVKEIEDLIAAYQFAQSNTLTEDHLLAAHKILSKGFLNKARQGKYRNEASGVYNEQGLVYLAVEPEKVVNEMKRFFEQINEFLANDFKIAEAFYSVAIVHLIFVHIHPFSDGNGRVARLLEKWFLAGCISPDVWKLISEKYYKEHLNEYYQNINLGVNFHELNYDECLPFLTMLPKSLT; via the coding sequence ATGAATCTAACTGACAAAAAATTCTTTGATGCATTCAATCGAGAAGTAGGATTTGAAATTCAAGAGTGGTTTGAAAATTATGACTTCAGTGAAGCAAATGGAGATTTGGGAACTAAAAATGCCGTTTCGGCTGTTTTCTCTTCTAATATCGAGGGCAATACGGTTGATCTGAATACTTTCATGAACCAAAGATTAGCAAGGGAAAAATTCACAAAGAGTAAAGAAGTAAAGGAAATAGAGGATTTGATTGCTGCTTATCAATTTGCACAATCAAATACCTTAACTGAAGATCATTTATTGGCAGCTCATAAGATATTATCAAAAGGATTTTTGAACAAGGCCAGGCAGGGTAAATATAGAAACGAAGCCAGTGGTGTTTATAATGAACAGGGTCTGGTTTATTTAGCCGTCGAACCGGAGAAGGTAGTCAATGAGATGAAAAGATTTTTTGAGCAAATCAATGAGTTTTTGGCAAATGATTTTAAAATAGCAGAAGCTTTTTATTCTGTTGCTATTGTTCATTTAATATTTGTTCACATCCATCCATTTTCCGATGGCAATGGCCGTGTGGCCCGGTTATTGGAAAAATGGTTTTTAGCAGGCTGCATATCGCCGGATGTTTGGAAACTTATTTCGGAAAAATATTACAAAGAGCATTTGAATGAATATTATCAGAACATTAACTTAGGGGTTAATTTTCACGAATTGAATTATGATGAATGTCTGCCATTTTTGACGATGTTGCCTAAAAGCTTAACTTGA
- the purL gene encoding phosphoribosylformylglycinamidine synthase subunit PurL produces MQEPKITLELALQHGLLKEEYEKICEILGRTPTYTELGIYSVMWSEHCSYKNSLVLLRTLPKEGPSILAKAGEENAGLIDIGGGLAVAFKIESHNHPSAVEPYQGAATGVGGIMRDIFTMGARPIAALNSLRFGTLENSRNRYLFDGVIRGIGDYGNCLGIPTVAGEIYFDEAYSENPLVNAMSVGIVKTDRIARAIATGVGNPVFIFGSRTGRDGIHGATFASEEISEESEGKRPQVQVGDPFTEKLIMEATLEMIQKDCIVGIQDMGAAGITCSAAETADKGGCGIELELDKTPLRENGMTPYEILLSESQERMLAIGKKGREQEVINICEKWDLNWAIFGRVTEGNKLKVNWEGETVAEIPVESLAAGSGAPVYEREARRPEYLDSINHFDFEQLEQPKDLNVVLQKLLANPNIASKSWVYEQYDTMVRTNSVILPGSDAAVIRIKSTNKALAMTTDCNGRYVYLNPRRGAQIAVAEAARNVVCTGAKPLAVTNCLNFGNPYKPESFWQFKEAVLGMGEACRVFETPVTGGNVSFYNESPDGAIYPTPVIGMIGLLEDIDHVTPSSFQEEGDAIYILGKTFGEIGGSEYLSTFFDLVKGDVPNLDLNFEKRLQQFLLEVIQSGMIQSAHDTSEGGLAVALAECCIINRTNPLGASIQLEMDGRPDFILFGEDQSRLVVTCNQNNREKLESLALRREIPLQFLGETGGDKFRINDLIEVYIHEIMEIYYNAIPAIMSL; encoded by the coding sequence ATGCAAGAACCGAAAATAACACTTGAGTTGGCTTTACAACATGGATTATTAAAAGAGGAATATGAGAAAATTTGCGAAATTCTGGGCCGGACTCCAACTTATACGGAATTGGGAATTTATTCAGTAATGTGGTCGGAGCATTGCAGTTATAAGAATTCTTTAGTGCTATTAAGAACATTACCCAAAGAGGGCCCTTCTATTCTTGCCAAGGCCGGTGAAGAAAATGCCGGATTGATAGATATTGGCGGTGGCTTGGCGGTCGCATTTAAAATTGAGAGCCACAATCATCCCTCGGCTGTGGAACCTTATCAAGGCGCCGCAACCGGGGTAGGCGGCATTATGCGCGATATATTTACCATGGGCGCCAGGCCTATTGCGGCATTAAATTCACTAAGATTTGGGACATTGGAGAATAGCCGCAATCGATATCTGTTCGATGGTGTTATTCGCGGGATCGGAGATTATGGCAATTGTTTAGGCATTCCAACAGTTGCCGGTGAAATTTATTTTGATGAAGCCTATTCTGAAAACCCGCTGGTGAATGCCATGTCGGTAGGAATTGTTAAAACCGATCGAATCGCCAGGGCAATCGCTACGGGAGTCGGTAACCCGGTTTTTATTTTCGGTTCACGAACCGGGAGGGATGGGATTCATGGCGCTACGTTTGCGTCCGAAGAAATTAGTGAAGAGTCGGAAGGAAAGCGACCACAAGTCCAGGTCGGTGATCCGTTTACGGAGAAGCTGATTATGGAAGCCACTTTGGAGATGATCCAAAAGGATTGCATCGTTGGCATCCAGGATATGGGCGCTGCCGGAATCACCTGTTCTGCCGCCGAAACTGCTGACAAAGGCGGATGCGGCATCGAGTTAGAACTGGATAAAACGCCGCTGAGAGAAAATGGCATGACCCCTTATGAAATCCTCTTGTCCGAATCACAGGAAAGAATGCTTGCCATTGGCAAAAAAGGACGCGAGCAAGAAGTTATTAATATCTGTGAAAAATGGGATTTAAACTGGGCCATTTTTGGTCGGGTAACCGAAGGAAATAAACTTAAGGTAAATTGGGAAGGGGAAACCGTAGCGGAAATTCCGGTGGAATCCTTGGCCGCAGGTTCAGGAGCGCCGGTTTACGAAAGGGAAGCCAGAAGACCGGAATACCTGGATAGTATTAATCATTTTGATTTTGAGCAGTTGGAACAACCAAAAGATTTGAATGTAGTACTTCAAAAACTATTAGCCAATCCAAATATCGCAAGCAAGTCCTGGGTGTACGAACAATATGATACCATGGTAAGAACCAATTCCGTGATATTACCAGGCTCTGATGCCGCCGTTATTCGGATTAAATCCACCAATAAAGCTCTGGCGATGACAACCGACTGCAACGGTCGTTATGTGTATTTGAATCCACGCAGGGGAGCACAAATAGCCGTTGCAGAAGCTGCCCGTAATGTGGTTTGCACGGGAGCAAAACCGTTGGCGGTTACCAATTGCCTTAATTTTGGTAATCCTTATAAACCGGAAAGTTTTTGGCAATTCAAAGAAGCCGTCCTTGGTATGGGAGAAGCATGTAGAGTCTTTGAGACGCCCGTTACCGGCGGGAATGTCAGTTTTTATAATGAAAGTCCGGATGGCGCTATTTATCCAACACCGGTCATTGGAATGATCGGATTATTGGAAGATATAGACCATGTCACTCCATCCTCTTTTCAAGAAGAAGGAGATGCGATTTATATTCTGGGAAAAACTTTCGGTGAAATCGGTGGATCGGAGTACTTGTCAACGTTTTTCGACTTAGTAAAAGGGGATGTGCCTAACCTGGATTTGAATTTTGAGAAAAGGTTGCAGCAATTTCTTTTGGAAGTCATTCAATCCGGGATGATCCAATCGGCGCATGATACTTCGGAAGGCGGTCTTGCGGTTGCATTGGCGGAATGCTGTATCATAAATAGAACCAATCCATTAGGTGCATCTATTCAATTAGAAATGGATGGCAGACCTGATTTTATCCTGTTTGGCGAAGATCAATCCAGGCTAGTTGTGACATGCAACCAGAATAATCGGGAGAAGTTGGAATCCTTAGCATTGCGAAGAGAGATTCCACTTCAATTTCTTGGAGAAACGGGTGGAGATAAATTTAGAATCAATGATTTGATAGAAGTATACATTCATGAAATCATGGAAATTTATTATAACGCGATCCCTGCAATAATGAGTTTGTAA